A DNA window from Undibacterium sp. YM2 contains the following coding sequences:
- the pgl gene encoding 6-phosphogluconolactonase produces MKYHTFENFTALTEALSQQWLDVIKTTPDGSSFALAGGSTPAPVYQRLDQLLSNIDAHNPIKLVATDERWVPDQDTQSNEGLFRRCLSGSAAGKRWQLVSLKNASSTPEVATEAINVRLKEQLPQAFSAVLLGMGADGHIASLFPGAPTQHDDLACLAAVHPQTRQSRMSLSLPRLLNTKRIWLVITGAEKRQVLEQAVENNLPVASLLREAGCTIDVFWCP; encoded by the coding sequence ATGAAATACCATACTTTTGAAAACTTCACGGCACTGACCGAAGCCCTGAGCCAGCAATGGCTGGATGTGATCAAGACCACACCGGATGGCAGCAGCTTTGCCCTGGCTGGAGGCTCCACACCTGCGCCTGTATATCAGCGCCTGGATCAATTGCTTTCGAATATCGATGCGCACAATCCCATCAAACTGGTAGCTACCGATGAACGCTGGGTACCGGATCAGGACACGCAGAGCAATGAGGGCCTGTTCCGCCGCTGCCTGTCCGGTTCTGCTGCTGGCAAGCGCTGGCAACTGGTGTCCCTGAAAAATGCTTCGAGCACGCCGGAAGTTGCGACAGAAGCCATCAATGTGCGTCTGAAGGAACAACTGCCGCAAGCCTTCAGTGCAGTCTTGCTGGGCATGGGCGCAGACGGGCATATTGCCTCCCTCTTCCCCGGCGCACCTACCCAGCATGATGATCTGGCTTGCCTGGCAGCGGTGCATCCGCAAACCCGCCAGAGCCGCATGTCCTTATCCTTGCCGCGTCTTTTGAATACCAAACGCATCTGGCTCGTCATCACCGGTGCAGAAAAACGACAGGTACTGGAACAGGCAGTAGAAAATAATCTGCCGGTTGCCTCCTTGCTGCGTGAAGCAGGCTGTACCATAGATGTTTTCTGGTGCCCGTAA
- the zwf gene encoding glucose-6-phosphate dehydrogenase, which translates to MTTFVLFGGTGDLAKRKIIPALYSAFVNGRLDQNFKFIGAAREKLTDEEFRVRVATAIESYAANVDGATEEKRAAFLATTHYSKIDARIPEDFAALKDNLHTSETNATLFYLATGPDIFIPVVEQLSKHGLVEGNARVVVEKPLGRDAQSAKEINQSLRTYLNENQIYRIDHYLGKEMVQNLLALRFANSFLEPLWNRKWIQDVQISISEQVGVESRGDFYDHTGALRDMVQNHLLQLVSIVAMEPPVNANPDAIRDEKVKVLRALHKFTPDEVSKKTVRGQYRAGAVDGKPVIAYQNEPGVPPASRTETFVAIRAEIDNWRWAGVPFYLRTGKRMASRSAEITINFKPIPYSIFGKSQGPLRSNRLVISLQPEESVQLYMKAKEPGEGIRLSDVALNLDFAEVSNSRRVESYERLLLDAMHGDLTLFVRDDELSAAWAWIDPIMSAWQNDSEGLKSYISGSWGPSAASYLLAQHGAAWGEEFVES; encoded by the coding sequence ATGACCACATTTGTTTTATTTGGCGGCACCGGCGACCTTGCCAAGCGCAAGATCATCCCTGCTTTGTATAGCGCATTTGTGAATGGCAGGCTGGACCAGAACTTCAAGTTCATTGGTGCGGCCCGCGAAAAACTGACTGATGAAGAATTTCGGGTGCGTGTTGCGACTGCCATTGAATCCTATGCTGCCAACGTAGATGGTGCGACGGAAGAAAAACGAGCTGCCTTTTTGGCGACCACGCATTATTCCAAAATAGATGCGCGCATCCCAGAAGACTTTGCTGCCCTCAAAGACAATCTGCATACCAGTGAAACCAATGCCACCCTGTTTTACCTGGCGACAGGCCCCGACATTTTCATCCCCGTCGTTGAGCAATTGTCCAAGCATGGCCTGGTAGAAGGTAATGCCCGTGTCGTGGTCGAGAAACCTCTAGGCCGCGATGCGCAATCTGCCAAAGAGATCAACCAGTCCCTGCGCACTTACCTGAACGAAAACCAGATTTACCGTATCGATCATTACCTCGGTAAAGAGATGGTGCAAAACCTGCTGGCACTGCGTTTTGCCAATTCTTTCCTGGAGCCTTTATGGAACCGCAAATGGATACAGGATGTACAAATCTCCATCTCTGAACAGGTGGGTGTCGAATCACGCGGTGATTTCTATGACCATACTGGCGCGTTGCGCGACATGGTGCAAAACCATTTGCTGCAACTGGTGTCCATCGTCGCGATGGAACCACCGGTGAATGCCAACCCGGATGCGATACGCGATGAAAAAGTCAAGGTCTTGCGCGCCCTGCACAAGTTCACGCCTGACGAAGTCAGCAAGAAAACCGTGCGCGGCCAATATCGTGCCGGCGCCGTTGATGGCAAACCCGTCATTGCTTACCAGAATGAACCCGGCGTACCGCCTGCATCCCGCACTGAAACCTTTGTCGCCATCCGTGCCGAGATAGATAACTGGCGCTGGGCTGGTGTGCCTTTCTACCTGCGCACAGGCAAACGTATGGCCAGCCGCAGTGCGGAAATCACGATCAATTTCAAGCCTATCCCCTACTCCATCTTTGGCAAGTCACAAGGGCCTTTGCGTTCGAACCGCCTCGTCATTTCTTTGCAACCGGAAGAAAGCGTGCAACTTTATATGAAGGCCAAGGAACCGGGCGAAGGCATACGCCTGTCCGACGTTGCCCTGAACCTGGACTTTGCCGAAGTGTCGAATTCACGCCGCGTTGAATCTTATGAGCGTCTGTTGCTTGACGCCATGCACGGCGACCTGACCCTATTCGTGCGCGATGATGAACTGAGCGCTGCATGGGCCTGGATAGACCCCATCATGAGCGCCTGGCAAAACGATAGCGAAGGCCTCAAGTCATATATCTCCGGTAGTTGGGGTCCATCTGCTGCCAGTTACTTGCTGGCACAGCATGGGGCAGCCTGGGGTGAAGAATTCGTTGAAAGCTAA
- a CDS encoding PepSY domain-containing protein has protein sequence MRPVFVLLHRWFGLAVAVFLFISGLTGAFISWDHELDALLNPHLFQAHSQSQGKAGKPMSGLELANRVEARDPRIWVTYVLSDAEPGHTSQLSVEGRIDPATGKAYPLGFNQIAVDPVTGDVQGKRQWGEISLSRENLLPFLYKLHYTMHIPEVSGIELGILFMGIIGIVWALDCFIALWLSFPNWRSWRKSFAFRWRQGGHKLNFDLHRSSGVWLWLFMLLLAITSVSMNLNAQVVRPVVSLFSPLSADVFASRVPQTPDKPLIPVISREQVTELAKQEAQKRGWTLPAGGIFYSPAFGVYGVGFFEPGNDHGDVGLGNAWLYFDGKDGSALGGKIPGTGSAGDIFLQAQFPLHSGRILGLTGRILISLLGLVVAMLSVTGVIIWMRKRRARVVANAAMQTV, from the coding sequence ATGCGTCCTGTCTTTGTTTTACTGCACCGCTGGTTTGGGCTTGCGGTGGCGGTATTCCTGTTTATCTCTGGCCTGACGGGTGCTTTCATCTCCTGGGATCATGAGCTGGATGCTTTGCTCAATCCGCATTTGTTCCAGGCGCATAGCCAGTCGCAAGGCAAGGCTGGCAAACCCATGTCAGGACTGGAACTGGCCAACAGGGTAGAAGCACGTGACCCGCGCATCTGGGTGACCTATGTCCTGAGCGATGCAGAGCCAGGACACACCAGCCAGCTGTCGGTAGAAGGCAGGATAGATCCTGCCACTGGCAAGGCTTATCCCCTGGGCTTTAACCAGATTGCGGTTGACCCTGTCACCGGCGATGTGCAAGGCAAGCGGCAATGGGGTGAAATATCCCTGAGCCGTGAAAACCTGCTGCCCTTTTTATACAAGCTGCATTACACCATGCACATACCCGAAGTATCGGGCATAGAGCTGGGTATTTTGTTCATGGGTATCATAGGCATAGTGTGGGCGCTCGATTGTTTTATCGCGCTATGGCTGTCTTTCCCCAACTGGCGTAGCTGGCGCAAGTCATTTGCTTTTCGCTGGCGTCAAGGAGGGCATAAACTTAATTTTGATTTGCACCGCTCCAGTGGTGTCTGGTTGTGGCTGTTCATGCTGCTGCTGGCGATTACCTCAGTATCGATGAACCTGAATGCACAGGTGGTTCGCCCAGTGGTTTCATTATTTTCACCTCTGAGCGCGGATGTATTTGCCAGCCGTGTGCCGCAAACACCGGACAAGCCTCTGATACCCGTCATCAGCCGTGAACAGGTTACGGAATTGGCGAAACAGGAAGCGCAAAAACGCGGCTGGACTTTGCCTGCTGGCGGCATATTTTATTCACCCGCATTTGGTGTGTATGGTGTGGGATTTTTTGAACCTGGTAATGATCATGGCGATGTCGGCCTTGGCAATGCCTGGCTGTATTTTGATGGCAAGGATGGTAGTGCCCTGGGAGGAAAAATTCCCGGTACCGGATCTGCTGGCGATATTTTCCTGCAGGCGCAATTCCCCTTGCATTCGGGCCGTATACTCGGCTTGACTGGGCGTATCCTGATTTCACTGCTGGGCCTGGTGGTCGCCATGCTGAGCGTCACAGGTGTGATTATCTGGATGAGGAAGCGGCGTGCCAGGGTAGTAGCCAACGCCGCTATGCAAACTGTTTGA
- the edd gene encoding phosphogluconate dehydratase: MTTSPSIALHPVIDKVTQRITERSKTLRSTYLSQLEQMRGRGPRRASLSCANQAHANAAMDSGTKIWLNQAQKPNIGIVTAYNDMLSAHQPYEHYPAQIRQTALRFGGTAQVAGAVPAMCDGVTQGRPGMELSLFSRDVIAQATAVALSHDAFDATLCLGICDKIVPGLLIGALAFGHLPTIFIPAGPMGSGLSNKEKAAVRERYAQGKATKEELLAAESAAYHSAGTCTFYGTANSNQMLLEAMGLHLPGAAFVHPGDPLRSVLTDAAVERVLQLTEQSGSYKPIGQLVNEKTIVNAVIALLATGGSTNHTIHWIAVARAAGIIIDWQDFDELSSVIPLLTRVYPNGTADVNAFEDAGGPVFVIRELLSAGLMHADVMTVYGNDGLNSHTSRPVLTEDGKVKWEALPAESTDTTVVRNVTDPFAPTGGLRLLHGNLGRAIVKASAVPEDAWIIKAPAKVFESQDALVKAYKAGELNMDFVAVVIFQGPQANGMPELHQFTPVLGSLMSAGYKVALVTDGRMSGASGKVPAALHVSPEVAQGGPLGKVRDGDVVELNVHTGELRALVDADVWSQRTVRELSKEVTFGYGRDLFAAQRRVVTAPEHGASTLFID; this comes from the coding sequence ATGACGACATCCCCATCCATTGCGCTGCATCCTGTTATCGACAAGGTTACCCAGCGCATTACCGAGCGCAGCAAAACCTTGCGCTCTACCTATCTTTCGCAACTGGAGCAAATGCGTGGCCGTGGCCCGCGTCGTGCCAGCCTGTCTTGTGCTAACCAGGCACATGCTAATGCAGCGATGGACAGTGGCACCAAGATCTGGCTCAACCAGGCGCAAAAACCAAATATCGGCATAGTCACTGCCTATAATGATATGTTGTCGGCACATCAGCCGTATGAGCACTATCCAGCGCAGATACGCCAGACAGCGCTGCGCTTTGGTGGCACTGCCCAGGTGGCCGGTGCTGTGCCTGCCATGTGTGATGGCGTGACACAGGGCCGCCCTGGCATGGAGCTCTCGCTCTTCTCACGTGATGTGATAGCCCAGGCAACTGCCGTGGCGCTGAGCCATGATGCTTTTGATGCGACGCTCTGCCTCGGCATTTGCGACAAGATCGTACCTGGCCTGTTGATAGGTGCGCTGGCCTTTGGTCATCTGCCAACCATCTTCATCCCTGCTGGCCCCATGGGCTCTGGTTTGTCGAATAAAGAAAAAGCAGCAGTGCGTGAACGCTATGCCCAAGGCAAAGCGACCAAGGAAGAATTGCTGGCGGCAGAAAGCGCCGCCTACCATAGCGCGGGCACCTGTACTTTCTATGGCACAGCCAACAGCAACCAGATGCTGCTGGAAGCCATGGGCCTGCATTTGCCAGGTGCCGCCTTTGTCCATCCTGGCGACCCTTTGCGCAGTGTGCTCACAGATGCGGCAGTAGAGCGCGTCCTGCAATTGACCGAGCAAAGCGGCAGTTACAAACCGATTGGCCAACTGGTCAATGAAAAAACCATCGTCAATGCCGTCATTGCCCTGCTGGCGACGGGTGGTTCTACCAACCACACTATCCACTGGATTGCCGTGGCACGCGCCGCTGGCATCATCATCGACTGGCAGGATTTTGATGAACTGTCATCCGTCATCCCTCTGCTGACGCGTGTTTATCCTAACGGTACTGCAGACGTGAATGCCTTTGAAGATGCCGGTGGCCCGGTGTTTGTGATACGCGAACTCTTGTCTGCCGGACTCATGCATGCAGATGTCATGACAGTGTATGGCAATGATGGTTTGAATTCACACACCAGCCGCCCGGTATTGACTGAAGATGGCAAGGTCAAATGGGAAGCGCTGCCTGCAGAATCGACCGACACAACAGTGGTACGCAATGTGACTGATCCATTCGCACCTACTGGCGGCCTGCGTTTATTGCATGGCAATCTGGGCCGCGCGATTGTCAAGGCATCTGCCGTGCCTGAAGATGCCTGGATCATCAAGGCACCGGCAAAAGTATTTGAATCACAGGATGCACTCGTCAAAGCTTACAAGGCGGGCGAGCTGAATATGGATTTCGTCGCTGTCGTCATCTTCCAGGGCCCGCAAGCGAATGGCATGCCTGAGTTGCACCAGTTCACTCCCGTATTGGGCAGCCTGATGTCGGCTGGTTATAAGGTTGCGCTGGTGACAGACGGTCGTATGTCGGGTGCATCCGGCAAAGTGCCAGCGGCCCTGCATGTCAGCCCGGAAGTGGCACAAGGCGGCCCGCTCGGCAAAGTGCGTGATGGTGATGTGGTTGAACTCAATGTCCACACTGGTGAATTGCGTGCCCTGGTGGATGCCGATGTCTGGTCACAGCGCACCGTGCGTGAACTCAGCAAGGAAGTGACTTTTGGCTATGGCCGTGACTTGTTTGCCGCACAGCGTCGTGTCGTGACTGCACCTGAGCATGGCGCATCAACTCTTTTCATTGATTAA
- a CDS encoding SIS domain-containing protein — MYMANPFSDNKPNNPPEKGLLARIRTASTALSRAERQVAEFLLQKPHDALEMSIRVLAQACDVSEPTVARFAQSMGFDGFKTFKLAFAKSLATGIPFLHLDVNQADHVRDVLPKVFDRTIAALMEARNNANTATFEAAVNLLARARRIECYGLGYSGALAIDAQLKFFRFGIPTTVFCDAHLQAQSATLLNSDCVVVAFSRTGRTRDLINSVQLAKQAGARILVLCASGGPLAELADVHIGVDVEEDPDIYTPMTSRLAHLTYIDALAVAVTLLRGPAAIDMLERAKASISEKRLVPKIG, encoded by the coding sequence ATGTATATGGCCAATCCGTTTTCTGACAATAAGCCCAACAACCCTCCTGAAAAAGGTTTGCTGGCACGCATACGCACTGCCAGCACGGCTTTAAGCCGTGCCGAGCGCCAGGTAGCAGAATTTTTACTGCAAAAACCGCATGATGCACTGGAAATGTCGATACGGGTTCTGGCCCAGGCCTGCGACGTCAGCGAACCCACGGTCGCACGCTTTGCCCAGAGCATGGGATTTGACGGCTTCAAGACCTTCAAACTGGCGTTTGCCAAAAGCCTGGCCACCGGCATCCCGTTCCTGCATCTGGATGTGAACCAGGCTGATCATGTGCGTGATGTCTTGCCCAAGGTCTTTGACCGCACCATCGCCGCATTGATGGAAGCCCGCAATAATGCCAATACTGCAACCTTTGAAGCTGCAGTCAATCTGCTGGCACGCGCACGCCGCATAGAATGTTATGGCCTGGGTTATTCCGGCGCACTGGCGATTGATGCGCAGTTGAAATTCTTCCGCTTTGGCATACCAACCACGGTATTTTGTGATGCGCATTTGCAGGCACAATCAGCAACTTTATTGAACAGCGATTGTGTGGTCGTGGCATTTTCCCGCACTGGGCGCACACGTGACCTCATCAACAGCGTGCAATTGGCCAAACAGGCTGGTGCCAGGATACTGGTATTGTGCGCCAGTGGCGGCCCGCTGGCAGAACTGGCTGATGTGCATATCGGTGTTGATGTGGAAGAAGACCCGGACATCTACACACCGATGACTTCACGCCTTGCGCATCTGACCTATATCGATGCACTGGCAGTGGCTGTCACCTTGCTGCGTGGCCCTGCGGCCATCGACATGCTGGAAAGAGCCAAGGCCAGTATCAGTGAAAAACGGCTTGTCCCCAAGATAGGTTAA
- a CDS encoding TonB-dependent siderophore receptor, translating into MSPIALALSMLLAAPAFADEPAPAKGGQAELPEVLVTGVSGNEPSTEKTGAYTKRKSSSATRLDLSLRETPQSVSVVTRAKMDDFKQVNVNDVLSNATGVSVEKVETDRTYYMARGFDITNFQYDGVGLPFTSGNVAGDIDTAIYDRVDIVRGANGLMSATGNPSATVNFIRKRPAYQFQASAGLTLGSWNTRRLDADVSGALNAAGTVAGRIVVAKQGGDSYLDRYSPEKTVVYGVVEANLGEATVLTLGHSHQKSDAKGGMWGALPLYYTDGSPTNYRTSTSTAADWSHWLTQDDRSFVELSHQLNNDWQIKTTLSRNRSTADSKLFYAYGTPDRKTGLGLYSYPSLYNDVNTQTLFDLSASGKFTLAGRKHDLSFGINWSKSKMDDISHYGVGIGTALPDISNWTGNYPQPAFNAYTDGSAYEDTRKTIFIASRFNLADQFKFIAGANHTKAESTGYAYGVSSRKNASNTSPYLGLVYDLTANTSVYASHTEIFNPQSEVDASGKTLDPVKGKGDELGIKVELFNRKLNLSAAVFKIQQNNAAEQAGYIGTKSYYRGIDAQSQGFELDASGELAKGWNLSAGYTQLSLKGSNDQDVKTYVPRKLFRLSSTYQLPFMPKAKVGGSLNWQSAIFRDEGSGNIIRQGSYATLNLMARYDVNQNLSIAANLNNVSDQKYLTSLYWSQGYYAAPRNGSVAVNWKY; encoded by the coding sequence TTGAGCCCAATTGCATTGGCGCTGTCCATGCTGCTGGCTGCTCCGGCTTTCGCCGATGAGCCCGCGCCAGCCAAGGGTGGGCAGGCTGAATTGCCTGAGGTACTCGTGACTGGCGTTTCCGGGAATGAACCGAGTACAGAAAAAACAGGTGCATATACAAAAAGAAAAAGCAGTTCGGCAACCAGACTTGATCTTTCTTTGCGTGAAACACCGCAATCGGTATCCGTTGTTACCCGTGCCAAGATGGACGACTTTAAGCAAGTCAATGTGAATGATGTGCTGTCTAATGCCACCGGCGTGTCGGTAGAAAAAGTGGAGACCGACCGCACTTATTACATGGCACGCGGTTTTGACATTACCAATTTCCAGTACGATGGCGTTGGTTTGCCATTCACCTCTGGCAACGTGGCTGGTGATATTGATACTGCGATTTACGACAGGGTAGATATCGTGCGCGGCGCGAATGGCCTGATGTCAGCGACCGGCAACCCATCTGCGACGGTCAACTTCATACGCAAGCGTCCGGCCTACCAGTTCCAGGCCTCTGCCGGGCTGACGCTGGGTTCGTGGAACACGCGCAGGCTGGATGCAGATGTATCTGGTGCATTGAATGCCGCAGGCACAGTAGCCGGTCGTATAGTGGTCGCGAAACAGGGCGGTGATTCTTATCTTGACCGTTATTCGCCTGAAAAAACCGTGGTATATGGAGTGGTTGAAGCCAATCTCGGCGAAGCTACAGTGCTGACACTGGGGCATTCACATCAAAAGAGTGATGCCAAAGGTGGCATGTGGGGTGCCTTGCCTCTGTATTACACCGACGGCAGTCCGACCAATTACAGGACTTCCACCAGTACCGCTGCAGACTGGTCACACTGGCTCACGCAAGACGACCGCAGCTTTGTCGAACTGAGTCATCAACTGAATAATGACTGGCAAATCAAGACGACATTGAGCCGCAACAGATCAACCGCTGACTCCAAACTGTTTTATGCCTACGGCACGCCAGACCGCAAGACAGGTCTGGGTTTGTATAGCTATCCTTCGCTTTACAACGATGTCAACACCCAGACACTGTTTGATTTGTCTGCCAGTGGCAAATTCACATTGGCAGGACGCAAGCACGACCTGAGTTTTGGTATCAACTGGTCGAAGTCGAAGATGGATGACATCTCCCACTATGGCGTAGGCATAGGTACCGCTTTGCCAGATATCAGCAACTGGACTGGCAATTATCCGCAACCCGCATTCAATGCCTACACCGATGGCAGTGCGTATGAAGACACGCGCAAGACCATATTTATTGCATCCCGTTTCAACCTGGCGGATCAATTCAAATTCATCGCCGGAGCAAACCATACCAAGGCAGAGAGCACTGGTTATGCTTATGGCGTCAGCAGCCGCAAGAATGCCAGCAACACCTCGCCTTATCTGGGCCTGGTCTATGATCTGACAGCTAATACTTCTGTGTATGCCAGCCACACGGAAATCTTCAATCCCCAAAGCGAAGTGGATGCGAGTGGGAAAACCCTTGACCCTGTTAAGGGTAAAGGCGATGAACTGGGTATCAAGGTCGAACTGTTCAATCGCAAACTCAACCTGTCAGCGGCCGTTTTCAAGATACAGCAAAACAATGCAGCGGAGCAGGCAGGCTATATCGGCACCAAGAGCTATTACCGTGGCATAGATGCGCAATCACAAGGCTTTGAACTCGACGCCAGTGGTGAACTGGCAAAAGGCTGGAACCTCAGCGCAGGCTATACACAGTTGAGCCTCAAGGGTAGCAATGATCAGGATGTCAAAACTTATGTGCCGCGCAAATTGTTCCGTCTGTCCAGTACTTATCAACTGCCTTTCATGCCAAAGGCAAAAGTGGGTGGTAGCCTGAACTGGCAGTCGGCTATTTTCCGTGATGAAGGCTCAGGCAACATCATACGCCAGGGCAGTTATGCAACTCTGAACCTGATGGCGCGCTATGATGTGAATCAGAATCTCAGCATAGCGGCCAACCTGAACAATGTCAGTGATCAAAAATATCTGACCAGCCTGTACTGGAGCCAGGGCTATTACGCTGCGCCAAGAAACGGCAGCGTTGCGGTCAACTGGAAATATTGA
- the ribA gene encoding GTP cyclohydrolase II, producing the protein MLSNDQPVKLDEQALEYVDSCNLPTTWATFRMHAFVETATGKEHIALTLGDVADGQPVLARIHSECLTGDALFSKRCDCGPQLELALQKIAQEGRGALLYLRQEGRGIGLLNKVRAYHLQDEGADTVEANQKLGFAADLRDYSLCDPMLKHLGIESVRLMTNNPRKISAMEGMNVRVHEHVPLIVKRNPYNERYLSTKATKLGHLIQPDL; encoded by the coding sequence ATGTTAAGCAATGACCAGCCTGTCAAATTAGATGAACAGGCTTTGGAATATGTCGATTCCTGTAACCTGCCCACGACCTGGGCAACCTTCCGCATGCATGCCTTTGTAGAAACGGCAACGGGCAAAGAGCATATCGCCCTGACTCTTGGCGATGTGGCTGATGGCCAGCCCGTGCTTGCACGCATACATTCAGAGTGCCTGACCGGTGACGCCTTGTTCAGCAAGCGCTGTGACTGTGGCCCGCAACTGGAACTGGCCTTGCAAAAAATCGCCCAGGAAGGGCGCGGCGCTTTGCTGTATCTGCGTCAGGAAGGGCGTGGCATAGGCCTGCTCAACAAGGTACGTGCCTATCATCTGCAAGACGAAGGTGCCGATACAGTAGAAGCCAATCAAAAGCTAGGCTTTGCTGCCGACCTGCGCGACTATAGCCTGTGCGACCCCATGCTCAAACATCTGGGTATAGAGTCGGTACGCCTGATGACGAATAACCCGCGCAAGATTTCAGCAATGGAAGGCATGAATGTCAGGGTACACGAGCACGTCCCTCTGATCGTCAAGCGCAATCCCTATAATGAACGCTACCTGAGCACCAAGGCGACCAAGCTGGGGCATTTGATACAGCCTGATTTGTAA
- a CDS encoding HDOD domain-containing protein — translation MNTISLAQIIDSVKDLPTLPAIVMELLNNIDNEELNMHDLAQKVSHDMALTAKTLRYANSPYYSTMIKVTTVQQAISLLGLSTVRQIVITAALTGCFPENNCKGFNHKDFWRHSNAVAIAARILARRLKLNPDVAFTAGLLHDIGALVLATCYTGAYEMVLEQRQELQTTQYETEKQLLGIDHALVGETLATQWNFSEVMIKAIAGHHHPEKPGLGFLATIVHVADGIAHALGVTTTPDLAPPEITGQSWESLGLDQTLLDEVLAEAAVEFEKLQEAVEV, via the coding sequence ATGAATACCATCTCGCTTGCCCAGATTATTGACAGCGTCAAAGACTTGCCGACTTTGCCTGCCATCGTGATGGAATTATTGAATAATATCGATAATGAAGAATTGAATATGCATGACCTCGCGCAAAAAGTCAGCCATGACATGGCACTGACCGCCAAGACCCTGCGCTACGCAAACTCACCATATTACTCGACCATGATCAAGGTCACAACTGTGCAACAGGCGATTTCACTGTTGGGCTTGAGTACAGTAAGACAGATCGTGATCACCGCGGCACTGACGGGCTGCTTCCCTGAAAATAACTGTAAAGGATTCAATCACAAGGATTTCTGGCGGCATTCCAATGCCGTTGCCATTGCGGCCCGCATACTGGCCCGCCGCCTCAAGCTCAACCCAGATGTAGCTTTCACTGCCGGTTTATTGCACGACATAGGCGCACTGGTATTGGCGACCTGCTATACCGGGGCCTATGAAATGGTTTTGGAGCAAAGGCAGGAACTGCAAACAACGCAGTATGAAACTGAAAAGCAGTTATTGGGGATTGATCACGCCCTGGTTGGAGAGACCCTGGCAACACAGTGGAATTTTTCAGAAGTCATGATCAAAGCAATCGCTGGTCACCATCACCCAGAAAAGCCTGGTCTCGGTTTTCTGGCAACCATAGTCCATGTCGCAGATGGCATAGCCCACGCTCTTGGAGTCACGACCACACCTGATCTGGCACCGCCAGAAATCACCGGTCAGTCATGGGAGAGCCTGGGTCTGGACCAGACTCTGCTTGATGAAGTACTGGCCGAAGCCGCCGTAGAATTTGAAAAATTGCAGGAAGCGGTTGAGGTATAA